Proteins from a genomic interval of Benincasa hispida cultivar B227 chromosome 7, ASM972705v1, whole genome shotgun sequence:
- the LOC120080741 gene encoding protein MAINTENANCE OF PSII UNDER HIGH LIGHT 1 produces the protein MMACASQALIAANSCSFPNHKAIRKSQRLFNQSASNLVFTVRASSEDSDCNVDECAPDKEVGKISMEWLAGEKTKVVGTYPPRKKGWTGYVEKDTAGQTNIYSVEPVVYVAESAISSGTAGSSSEGAENTLAIAGGIALIAVAAASSILLQVGKKPPEVKTVEYTGPSLSYYINKFNAREIVQPPVQSEPESSSQVNGVAPEVTEIQIQSDTAAPEVTDVQDESQTTEPSSSAVASVS, from the exons ATGATGGCTTGTGCTTCCCAGGCGCTGATTGCTGCAAATTCATGCTCGTTTCCGAACCATAAAGCCATTAGAAAGTCTCAGAGGCTCTTCAATCAAAGTGCTTCCAATCTAGTTTTCACGGTCAGAGCTTCATCTGAAGATTCCGACTGCAATGTCGACGAATGTGCTCCAGATAAAGAA GTGGGTAAAATAAGTATGGAATGGCTAGCTGGGGAGAAAACCAAAGTGGTTGGGACATACCCACCGAGGAAAAAAGGGTGGACTGGCTATGTAGAGAAGGACACTGCAGgacaaacaaatatatattcCGTCGAA CCAGTAGTTTATGTAGCAGAAAGTGCTATAAGCTCGGGGACTGCAGGTTCTTCTTCTgaaggagctgagaacacacTGGCAATTGCTGGTGGAATTGCACTAATTGCGGTTGCTGCGGCTTCATCTATATTGCTTCAAGTTGGTAAGAAACCACCTGAAGTGAAAACCGTTGAGTACACTGGACCCTCACTCAGTTACTATATTAACAAGTTCAATGCACGAGAAATTGTCCAACCACCTGTACAAAGTGAACCTGAATCGTCCTCTCAAGTCAATGGCGTTGCTCCTGAAGTAACAGAGATACAAATTCAATCAGACACTGCTGCTCCTGAAGTAACGGATGTTCAAGATGAATCCCAAACGACAGAGCCATCCTCTTCAGCTGTAGCGAGTGTCTCGTAG